One Solanum lycopersicum chromosome 4, SLM_r2.1 DNA window includes the following coding sequences:
- the LOC101248770 gene encoding DEAR1-like TCP binding protein — MMEGEKRKQRQHQQDKPYRGIRMRKWGKWVAEIREPNKRSRIWLGSYSSPVAAARAYDTAVFYLRGPSARLNFPECIVDDHEIHDLSAASIRKKATEVGARVDALQTAIHNSTVNSVESNCNSNSKSTRMMMKPDLNEYPSPESCDEDN; from the coding sequence aTGATGGAAGGAGAGAAGAGAAAACAGAGGCAACACCAGCAAGATAAGCCATACAGAGGAATACGGATGAGGAAGTGGGGTAAATGGGTAGCTGAAATTCGAGAACCAAACAAACGCTCTCGAATTTGGCTTGGTTCTTATTCTTCCCCTGTTGCTGCTGCTCGTGCTTACGATACCGCTGTATTTTACTTGCGAGGTCCTTCAGCTAGGCTTAATTTCCCTGAATGTATAGTGGATGACCATGAAATTCACGATCTATCAGCTGCTTCTATTAGAAAGAAAGCTACTGAGGTAGGTGCTCGAGTTGATGCTCTGCAAACTGCGATTCACAATTCTACTGTTAATTCTGTTGAATCAAACTGTAATTCGAATTCTAAATCTACAAGGATGATGATGAAGCCTGATTTGAATGAATATCCTAGCCCGGAAAGTTGCGACGAAGATAACTGA